The DNA region AAATCGGCGTCGCGCGTGAAGGCAAATTCGTAGCCCACACCCTTCACATAGCCGGAAATGTCGTCGCTGGCCTTTTCCCCGCCCATCACCTGCGGCCCGCAGTCCGAATCCACGTAGATGCCCATACAGCAGTCGAACAGCGTGTCCCGGGTGGCGAGGTTCATGTTGGTGATGTCAAACTCGATGTAAACCAAGTTCTTGATGTAGTCGTAGCTCCACTGGTAGGACATCTGCCGCACCCGGATATTCAGGGGATAATGCCGGTTTTGGCCGCGGCTGATGCCCAGATCCCTGTCTCCGGGTGTGCCAAAGGGACAGTAGTCGTAATAGTAAGAGATGAAATCCTGCTCGGAAACCGGGGCCCCGTCTTCATCCACCTGGCCGTCGGAATCGTCGTCGCAGGGCTGGGCGAAGTTGTAGGAGGCGTTGCTGAGGTCGCTCAGGTCCATAAAGCCCAGGGGAAACCAGATCTCGGAATTGAAGCCGGAGGTGATGGCTTCGTAGTTATCCGTCTGATGGATGCGCAAACCGCCGAAAGCGCTGAACTGGCGGGGAAGTTCGTCCGCGCCGCGCAGGGGAAAGCTGTAGCCGATGAAATCTTCATCGATGACGCCGTCGCCGTCGTCATCCTCCCCGCGTTTGTGATAGCGGCTGCTGGCGGTGATGATCTGGTCGGTGGAGTTGCAGGCCAGATAGAGGTCCTGAACGTCCGGGTTGCCAGCCACCAGAGGGTTGTAAGCCGGCAGGAGTTCATGCACGTTGAGCACGCTGTCCTCGCCGATCGTGACCAGGGTGTCCACCACCGGCACCATCCAGGGTTGCCAGTCCGGGCTTCCTTCCGCCACCGTGCCGGAGCTGTCCGCGCTGGGATGCAGCGACTGCCAGTACAGTCTGCGCCCGGCTTCGTCCCGGCGGTATTTTTTGGCCCCAAACCACAAGCTGCCCTGAAAGAGATAATCCACTCCGCTGCCGCCAGGGTATTCCAGGGATGGATACTGCTCGCCAGTGGCCCCGCCACTGCCGAAATAGCCGAAATTGCTCACCCGCAGCCAGATGTTGCCCACATTGTGATACCGGGATGTGTCCAGCCTCTTCACGCTGTCCGCGCGCTCCTTACCCAAACCTGCCAAACGGCCAAAAGCCAGCAGCAGGGCCAGGATGAGCATCAGAGTGGCTGTGCGTGGGCGCATCATTCTCCCCATGGCCAATGTTTGGTTCACATTTGAGAAATATCCAATATATGTCAAGGTAAATCCCGGCCCTGCCAAATCCGGTACGGGATCCCAGTCCGTAAAACGAATCCGGGGTTGTGGTTGGCCGGGACACGCGCATCGGGGCCAAGAAATAATTTGACAGAAAAACATCCGGGTAAAATAATGCCTTTACGAACGCAAGGGAGCGATAAATGAGTTCATTAACGGTGCTGGGCTGCATGTGGGGTGACGAGGGCAAAGCGAAGATCGTCGATTTTTTGGGCGCGGACGCCGATGTGGTGGCGCGTTTTCAGGGCGGGGCGAATGCCGGACACACGATAGTTTTGAACGAAGCCAAATATGTATTTCACACGGTGCCTTCGGGCATCCTCTATCCCAAGGCCAGATGCGTGATCGGCGCCGGCACGGTGATCGATCCCCACGGCCTGCGCGAAGAGATGAAGGCGCTGATGAGCCAGGGCATAGATTTTGGCGGCCGGATGTTCATCGATGTCCGCGCCGGGCTGGTGCTGCCGCTGCACAAAGAACTGGACGGCAGCACGGAAGAGGAATTGGGCGCCAGCAAGATCGGCACCACAGGCAAGGGGATCGGCCCCGCCTACGCGGATCAGGCGGCCCGCAGCGGCCTGCGCTTCGGAGACCTGGGCCATCCTGACTGGCTGAAGCAGCGCCTGATCAGCCTTTACGCCTTTCATGACCTTGAGCCCCGCGATCTGGCAGGCGAGCTGAAGCAGCTTGCAGACGTGTGGGATTTTCTCAAGCCCTATGCCGCCCAGGCGGATGAACTGGTGCGCGCTTCTTACCTGGCCGGCGCATCCGTCCTGTTCGAGGGCGCCCAGGGCACGCTGCTGGACCTCACTTACGGCACCTATCCCTATGTAACGTCGTCACATACCACCACCGGTGGGGCCAGCACGGGCATCGGTTTTCCCCCGCGCTGGCTGGACAAGATCCTGGGAGTTTACAAAGCCTACGCCACCCGGGTGGGGGAAGGGCCTTTTCCCACCGAACTTTTCGACGCCACCGCCGAGCGCATCCGCACAGTGGGCAACGAGTTCGGCGCCACCACCGGCCGGCCCAGAAGAATAGGCTGGTTCGATGCCGTGGCCGCCAAATACACCGCCGCCCTGAACGGCCTGGACGCAATGGCCCTGACACTTTTGGACGTGCTGAGCGGCTTGCCGGAACTTAAGATCTGCACCGGTTACTGGCTGGACGGCAAGAAACTGCCCGGTTACGCGCCCCATCCGCTGGACCTGGAACGGCTGGAGCCAGAATACCTCAGCTTGCCGGGTTGGGAAGCCGATCTTGGCAAAATCCGCAGCCTCTCCCGCCTGCCCAGGGCGGCCAAGGATTATCTGGAGGCGGTCCAGGACCTCGTGGAAGTTCCCATCAAGCTGGTATCGGTGGGCAAGGACCGCACTCAAACCATTGTTGTAAAGTGATATAAGGAGATTATGCCATGTGCAGGAACCTGATCTTTCTGCTTGTGCTGGGATTGCTGGGCACGGCCCTTGGCGCCCAGGCCCCGGATACTTTGACCTTTCCCCAGCCCCAATATGTGAACCCCATCTTCGACAGTTTTACGCGCAACTACATCTCCACCAGCGCGATGGGCCGCGGTCACACCGGCCTGGCCATCCCCGGAGGAGTGGACAACGTGCTCAAAAACCCCGCTGGCTACCGTCCGGACAAGGCATCCCTGCATCTGGAACTGCTGGTGAAGCCGCCGGTGGACAGCGATATCTATGCCATGGCGGACACTTCCGTTTACTACCAGATGACCAATGAGACCATGAACTCGCCCGTGCCCGTGGGGATCATCGGCGGAGGTGGCAGGATCGGCCCCAATTTCACTTACGGCCTGCTTTACAGCCTGCCCAAGACCATCAAGGTGGACAATTTCGGCGTGGAGATCAACATGGGCTACGGCCTCATCCAGCGCTATCCCAGCTTTTACCTGAACCAGATCACAGCCAACGCCGCCTGGCACAAGGACGATTTCCACGTGGGACTGAATCTGCACAACCAGATCTATCATCTGGGCGATGTGACCTTCCTGCGTTCCTTCGAGCGCATCAGAGACACCAAGTATGTGCTGAGGCCCCAGCTGGGGCTGCTTTACAGCGGCGAGACCCTCAGCGCCGGACTCAGCGTGGTGCCGCAGCAGAATGTGGACTGGGACCTCAAATTCGCCAGTTACGAGACCCGCCTGCCCCTCAATCTGGCCATCGGCATGGCTTACGGCAAAAACGACGCCTTCCTCACCGCCGAACTCGACTTTGAGCAATGCAGCGCCATCAGCCCCGCCTTCAGGGATCGCTACACCATTCACGTGGGCGCGGAAAAGACCATCCGCCGCTACACCTACCGGGCAGGATACATGTACCATCCGCAGGTGTGGGTCGGGGATTTTCTGATCCCCGACGCCGCTTCGGACACCCTCTCCATCTGGTGGAACGCCGTGTTGCCCCAGGGCCAGGTGGGCAAAAACAACCAGCATATCCTCACGCTGGGCAGTTCCTGGAGCCATCCGGACGTGAGGGTGAACCTCGCCGGCCTGATCGACGTGGCCGGACAGGCCCCCGTAGCCCAGGTGAGCTTTTCCGTGGACCTCTTTTTCAGCGCCTTCAAGCGCAAGAACTTCCTCTACTTCGACTGATGCCCAAAGTTCAGATCCGCAAGATAGAAACCTACGACCTACCGCAGCTTGAGGCCGCGGTGGGAGATTTTCTGGGCCAGGCGAACCGCCTGAGGATCAAGCGCAGCAAGCGGGTGTTGCTGAAACCCAATCTGCTGGGCGCTTTTCCACCCGAGCGGGCCGTTACCACCCATCCCGTGCTGCTGGAAGCCCTGATCCACCACTTTCTGGAACTGGGCAAAGAGGTGTGGATCGGCGACAGTCCCGGCGGCACGGCCAATGTGGAGCAGGTCTGGAAAGTCTGCGGACTCAGCGATCTGGCCCAGCGCTACCCCGTGAAACTGGTCAATCTTTCCACCGCCGGCTACCGCGAACTCCAGTGGGAGGGAATCCCCGTGAAGATCTCCGAGGTCTTCTGGCAATGCGGGATCGTGATCAACATCGCCAAATACAAGACTCACGGCCTGGTGGGCTTCACCGGCGCTCTGAAGAATCTCTATGGCCTGGTGCCAGGCCTCGTGAAATCTGATTATCATGGCCGCTATCCCAACTCAGTGGATTTCTCCCATCTGCTGCTGGCGCTCTACGGACTCACGCGCGCCCGGCTTTCCTACAGCTTCATCGACGGGATCCTGGGCATGAACGGCATCGGCCCCTCTGGTGGACGGGCCAGGAATTTCGGCCTGCTGCTGGGTTCGCGCTCCGTATCCTCCCTGGATTTTGCCGCCGCGAGGATGATGGGCTTCCGCCTCGACGACGTTCCCTACCTCAGCGAAGCGCTGCAGATGGACGGAGTGCTGCCCTCCCGGGTGCACGTGCCCACCAGTTTCCGCGATTTCACGCTGCCGGACGTGGACATCCGGGCCGTGAAATACAGCTACCGCGTGCTCCGCCGCGTGCCCCGCTTCGCCCACCATCTGGTGCAGCGTTATTACGGCAAAAGGCCCGTGATCAGCAATCGCTGCCAGAAATGCGGCATCTGCGTGAAAAGCTGCCCCGTGCAGGCCATTTCTGCCCCCAGCAAATTCACCCTGCCCGCCATCGACCCCCGCAAGTGCATCAAATGCATGTGCTGCCACGAGATGTGTCCCCATGGCGCGGTAGACATCCACAAAACCTTTCTCACCAGGATCATTGAAAAATGAAAAAACAACAGCCCAAGCACAAAGCCCTGTTCAACCTCATCTACCTGGTCCTGTTCCTATTCATCCTCAGTTGGATCGTGTTCTGGGGTAGCAACAGCTTTTACCAGAAATGGCGCCTGCAGCAAAGCGCCAGCAAAAAAGAGAAGCTGGTGGAGGCCCTGGAGGCGCAGAACGACAGCCTGAAGCAGGAAAACCAACGGCTTAAGACCGATCCGGAGGAGCGCAAACGCGCCATCCGTGCCGCGCAGGGCATCTACGCAGAAGACGAAACCGCCTATATTTTCAAACCGGCCCAGGGCGACAGCATGGCCAGGCCGGGCAAAAAAGCCGGAGACAAGTGAAGCCGTGCCTGGATCTTGCCGGATAGCTGAACCGCGCCGCCACTGGGAGACTGGATGACCGACGGGACTGACGGCCACGCGCCCGCTCCGGTGAGCCGGCGACGCAAAAAAAGCCTGCGCGAGATGCTGGCCCTGCTGCTGGATTCCAGCGGACCCCAGCGCGAATATCTGATCAACATAATCCTGGCCCAAAGCTCCGGTGAACCCGGCCGCGAACCTTCCCTGCGCGAAAACCGCGCCCGCTGCGCCAACATCCAGGAACAACTGGTGGGGCTCCTGCGCGCCGAAGCGGATGCCGGACCGGGACAGTTACTGCCCTTTTTCAAGCATCTGGACAACTTTCCCCTCGACCCGGAACATGAGCTCCCCGCCGCCCTGAGCCAGATCTTTCCCCTTGGCCCCGGAGAAACCGAGAAAAAGCTCTTCCACCGCCTGGAACTCTTTTGGCTGCTTACCCTGATGGGCGACCTGGACAGCGCCCGTCCCCTGCGCAAAGAGCTGGAGCCCCAGGTCTCGCTTCAGCAGCCGCGCCTCTACATCATCTGGCTGCTTTCCCTGGCCCGCATTCTCCAGAAACGGGGAAAACGCCTCAGCTTCAGTTCCCTGTGGCTGAACCTGATCTGTGAATACCACCGCCTGGACGGGCCCGCCACCGCCCTCTACCTGATCCTCAGATGGGTTAGGATGCTCAGTTGGGGCCGCGACACCGCCCTCCGCAAGCAGGTGCTACAGAAGTTTGGCGCCCGGCTGCGCCAGAGGAATGACCTCCTCTCCGCCACCCTGCTCTACGAACTTTTCAACCAGGAACACCGCCACGCCAACCCCGGCGAAAAGATGCTCTACACCAGGCTTTTACTTCACCACCCCTCCTCCCTGCTGAGCGTGCAGCAGCTGCTGTATCTCCACTTCTTTGCCGGAAACTACCTCTCCGCAGTGAAAGCCAGCATTCCCCAGTCCATTCGCGAATTTCAGCACTCGAACTACTATCTGCACAAAAGCTGGTCCTACCTGCAAAACCTTTCCTTCTTCCTGCGCGCCAACCTCCACGACGAACAGTACGCCCGCGCCATGACCTATCTCCAGCAGCGAGTGGTGGAACTGGGCAGCCAGATCAGCCTGCAAAACAACGCCTACGTGGAAACCCTGCACGAAAACTACAGCACCATCAAAACCCTGCTGCGCCAGGTGGAGGAACTCTCGATCACGGACAACCTCACCGGCCTGAAAAACCGCCGCTACCTGGCCAACAACCTCTACCACGCCTTTCAGCTGGCCGCCCGCCACAAGGTGCCTGTCTGCCTGGCCATCCTCGACATCGATTTTTTCAAGAGCGTGAACGACCGCCTGGGCCATCCCGCCGGCGACCAGGTGCTGAAAAGCCTGGCCCGGTTGCTGCTTTCCTCCTTCCGCAAGAGCGATGCCGTGATCCGCTACGGCGGCGAGGAATTCCTGCTCGTGCTCTTCGACGTTAGCCAGGAACGCATGGAAGCCCTGATGAACGAATTGCGCCACAAAGTGGCGAGCCACCGTTTCAGCTGGCAGGGCAACCCCATCCGCATCAGCGTGAGCATCGGCTGGGCCACCACCAATCAAGCCTGCCTCAGCCAGAGTGATCTGGATGAACAGATCGCCCGCATTGACGCCGCGCTCTACACCGCCAAAAACACCGGTCGCGACCAGGTGGTCCGCGCCCCGGACCGATTTCCTGCTTGACAGCTTTGCCCACCGCATTTTTTGTTTGCCCAAAGGAGTATTCAGATGGCCAAGATCGTGGTTAAAGACCTCAACAAGATATACGACAACACTGTACATGCCGTTATAGACGCCAATTTCGAAGCTGAGGATAAGGAATTCGTTGTTCTCGTTGGCCCCTCCGGCTGCGGAAAAAGCACCGTGCTAAGAATGATCGCCGGGCTGGAAGAGATCTCCAGCGGCGAGATCTGGATCGGGGACACCCTGGTCAACAACGTTCCCCCCAAAGACCGCGACATCGCCATGGTCTTCCAGAATTACGCCCTCTACCCCCACATGAGCGTTTACGACAACATGGCCTTCGCCCTGAAGCTGCGCGGCGAGGACAAGGAAAGCATCCGCGGAAAAGTGCAGCATGCCGCCGAACTCCTTGGCATCCAGGACATGCTGAAACGCAAGCCGGCCCAGCTTTCCGGCGGCCAGCGCCAGAGGGTGGCCCTCGGCCGCGCCATCGTGCGCAACCCCAAGGTCTTTCTCTTTGACGAACCCCTTTCCAACCTCGACGCCAAGCTCCGCGTGGCCATGCGCGCCGAGATCGTGAAACTCCAGCGCCAGCTGGCCAACACCATGATCTACGTTACCCACGACCAGGTGGAGGCCATGACCATGGCCGACCGCATCGTGGTGATGAAAGACGGCGTGATCCAGCAGATCGACACACCCCTCAAGATCTACAACGACCCCGCCAACGTCTTTGTGGCCGGATTCATTGGCTCCCCCGCCATCAACATGGTGCAGGGCAGCGTGCAAACCAAAGGCGGCGAGTTGATCTTCGACAGCGGAGATTTCCAGCTGGACATCTTCCCCGCCCACCGCGCGGCCTTGCAGAAATACACCGGAAAGCCGGTGATCATGGGCATTCGCCCCGAAGACATCTATGACGCCCGCTACGATTCCATGGCCGATTTCCCCCGCAAGCTTTCCACCACCTGCGACATCGTGGAGCCCCTCGGCAACGAATATCACGTGGTGCTGCGCACGGCCAAAAACGAATTCACGGCACGCTTTGACCCCAAGGAACTGCCTGTTTCCGGCGCTCCGCTGGAGGTAAGCCTGAACCTAGCCAAAGCCCACTACTTCGATCCCGCCACCGAACTAAGCCTGGTCTGAATCCATCCGGGGTTTCCATGCGCGGCTTGATCCTGGCCTGCATCTGCCTTGTAGCTTTGCCTCTGGGCGCGCTCATTCCCCAGAACACCGCTTCGGCCAACGCCCTGGCGGGGATCACCCTGCTGTCACAGTCCGTGGCCGATTTCCAGCTTTCGCCCGCCCTGCCCTTCACCGGGATCGCCGCCTCTGGCCATCTGCCCTTCAGCGCTCCCGAGGCCGGCACCTTCTCCCTTTCCGCGGCCCACAAACTCTCGTTTCTGGTGCTCAATGCCGGGGCCTCCCACAGCGGAGACGCGGATTACAGCCTGCAGGATTTCCGCCTGGGGCTGGGGATCAACCTGGGCGGCCTGAGCGCAGGCTATGCCCAGCATCTGATCCTGGAAAGCGCCTCCACCGGCAGCTACCAAAGCTGGTGCGGCGATGCCGCCCTGGCCTACCGCAGCCCCGGCTACGGCTATGAAGCCCGCCTGCTGAGGATCGGGCGCGAAGACACGGAACTCCATCTCAGCGTGAGCACCGCGATCGTGCAGGGCATCGAGGCCGCCACCAGCTACGTTTATACCCCAGCCGGACCCGACGGCTACCGCCTCGCCACCTCCATCGAGGTAACCGACAACCTTCTGCTGCAAAGCTCCTGGCAAAGCTCCCCCAACCGCTTCGGCGCCGGCCTCAGATTCCAGCTGAAAGGTTGGGACCTGATGTACGCCGTCCGCACCCATCCCGACCTTCGTCTCTCCCACAGCCTCGATCTTGGCTATTCCTGGTGAAATCCGGCCTTGTTGCCTGCCTGCTATTCTCCCTTGCCTGCCTCGCGGCTCAGATCCCTGAAGAACTGACCGAACTGGACTACGCCGCCCAGGCAGAAGCCGCCTGGGAGCAGATCTACCAGGAACTGCGCGGCCAGCCCTTTTCCATCGATGCCCGCGCCACCCTGGCCCCGGCCAACACCCAGTTTCAGGCCAGCGCCGCCTGCCGGATCGACCGGGCGGAGTTGCAGCTGAACTACAATCACCGCCTCCATGACGCCCTGAGCGCCGGCTCCTTCCGGCTACACACCTCTTCACCCCGCTGGGATCTGGTCCTCGGCAGCTACAGGTTCAGCTTCGGGCGCGGCCTCGTGAGCGGTTCCAACTCCCGGGCCCAGCCAGACAGCCTCTTCAGCCTGCCCAATCCACTTTCCCCCAGAAACTACAGCCCCCAAGGCGCCGTTCTCACCCACCGTTACCGCTTTCTGCGCGGAGCTGTCTTCGCCTCGGTGCAATACCGCGAGGCGAAAACTGATACTGAAGGGCAGATCCGGAGCCTGCCAAAAACCCGCTCCGGCGGGCTTACCACCACCCGGGAAGACATTCTGGGCCTGGCCGCCGGAGTGGCGTTGCCCCGGTTGCGGGCAGGCGGATTGCTCTACTGGCGGCAGTACGACCGGGATTTCGCCGAAACCGGCACCAACCGCTCGCTCTGGGCGGCAAGCCTCTACGCCGCTTTCAGCCACAACAACCTGCGCCTGGATGGAGAAGCAGCCTTGGCGGAGGGAATTCCCAGCGCTCTGCTCACCTGCAGCTACAAGCTCAAGGATTTCAGCCAAAGCATCAGCTATGGGCGCAACGGCCTGAAGGACAGGCTCCCCTACGCTCTCTCGCCCGGAGTGTTGTCAACAGCCGCCTCCAGAGACGAAATCAACGGCGATTTGAGCCTCGGACTGCCACTGCATGTGACGCTGAAACTACGCTACACCATTAGCGGCGGCTCCGGCTTCGACGGCGGCGCCCTCTCCCGCTTCACGGGCTCGCTGGGCTACAGCGACAGGGGCAGCCATCTGAAACTGCTGTTTCACAACTACGACCGCGAGATCATCAGCCTCGTGGATTCCAACTACGTGTCCTCCGAGCCGCGAAACTGGCGCATTCAGCTGAGCGGGCAACTCCGCTTTCAAACCAACTTTTACCAGCGGCTGGACTTCAGCTACACCCTGCAGGACAAATTCAACTTCAGCCGCAACACCCACCGGGTGCGTTTCGGTTTTGCCTGGGAGCACAAGGACTGGGAACTCGGCTTGGATTATCTGGCCTGGCAGAGCGCGGAGGAGATCTGGCTGGTGGATGAACTGGACCCCTACACATTGCTGCCGGAAAGCGCGGAGGACAAGCTCCTGGTGGCCGATCTGGCCTGGCGCAGGGGGTCCTGGCGGCTGGGATTCCAGGGCCGCAAGTCTTTTCTGTACGAGGATTCATACCGCCTGTGGCTGCGCTGGGGCTGGAGCTGGCCGGGCCGGGCCGCGGATTCCGCTTGACAGAAATTTGCCCCACCGGGATGATGAAATCAAAATCCCGCCTTAAAAAGGAGGAACAATGTTACGTCCCAAAGTAAAGATGTCTCCCGCCTTCAAATTTCCGCAGAAGAAGCTGCGGTTTTGGGTTGCCCTGCTCTGGTTCGCGGTGATCGCGGGCCTCATTTTATACTTCGCCCTGCCGGTGCTGAATTTCCGCTTCGTTGGCTGGATCGTGCCTTTGGTGATCTGCCTGGTCCCCTTGCTGGGCTGGGCAAAGATCCGCAAGGTGGTGGCGATCGCCATTCCCCTGCTGCTGATCTGGCTGGTGCTGGTCCCCTTCTTTTCCAGCGGGATGTTCAACCCGCGCAAGCACCGCAACCTGATCGGCGAGGTGCAGAAGACCGAGTTTTCCGAGCTGGTCTCCCCCGTGAACCTGGACCAGGTGCCGATCATCGATTCCTCTTTCGCGGCCAGCCTGGCCGAAAAGAAACTGGGTGACGATTTTGCCCTGGGCAGCCGGGTGGTGCTGGGAAAGCCCACCATTCAGATGGTGGAGGGCAAACTCTATTGGGTGGTGCCCCTCCTCCACAGCGGTTTCTTCAAATGGCTCACCAATCTGAAAGACGGAACCCCCGGCTACATCAAAGTTTCAGCCACCGATCCCCAGGATATCACCTTTATCCGCCAGCTCAGCGGCCAGCCCATCAAGATCCGCTATCAGCGCAATTCCTTTTTCGGCCAGGACCTCTACCGCCACCTCTACTTCCACGGTTTCATGGGCAAAGGCCTCGCCGGGGATACCTTTGAGCTGGACGACAAAGGCGAACCTTACTGGACCATCACCACCTACACCCACGCCATCGGCGTGAACGCCTCCGAGGCCACCGGACTGGCCACCGTGCACGCTGTGAGCGGAAAGATCGACTTTTATCCCCTCACCAAGCTGGCCGACGGCAGTTTCGACGATTCCAAGCTTCCGGCCTGGGTGGACCGGGTGCAGCCCTCCTATTTCGTGATACCCCAGCTCTCCTGGTGGGGCCGCTACGTGAACGGTTTCTGGAACACCCTCTTCGGCAAGCGCGACATGCTGGAGGTTACCGATGGCTACAACGTGATCTACGGCCGCGACCAGCGCAGCTATTTCTACACCGGACTCTCCAGCGTGGGCTCGGATGAAGGCACCGTGGGCTTTTCTCTCACCGACACCCGCAACAAAAAGAGCCACCTCTACCTGCTCTCCGGCGCCACCGAAACCGCGGCCATGCGCTCCGCCGAGGGCAAGGTGCAGAACTTCCGCTACCGCGCCACCTTTCCCATTCTGGTGAACATGGGCGGCAAACCCATCTATTTCATGACTCTCAAGGACGGCTCCGGCCTGGTGAAGATGTTCAGTTTCGTCTCCGTGAGCGATTTTTCCCTGGTGGGCGTGGGCGAGACCCTGCGTGAGGCGCGGGACAACTTCCAGCTGGCCATGGCGGACAGCCGGGTGGGCAGGATAGCCGAAAAACTGGAGGGCGACGTAACCCTGGAAGGAACAGTGACCCGCTTCGGCAGTGACATCAAGGACGGCCGCGCCTACTACTATTTCCGCCTCGACAGCGCTCCGGACAAGGTCTTCATCGCCACCAGCAGCCTCAGTAACCTGCTGCCCCTCACCAGCACCGGCGACCGCCTCCGCGTTACCTACCTGCAGGCCTCGGACAGAGAGATCAGCCTCACTGCCTTCAGTAACCTGAGCCTGGGCACAGAATAGCGGCTAGTTTTTACGCCTGTTGCCATCCGTGGTCAGATCGCTTTCCTTCACGATCTGCCAGCGGCCGGCTTGCTTTTCCAGGATCAGATAGGCCTGGTAGCTTTTGCTTTTGCCTGCCTGATAGACCACCTTCGTAAAATCCGCGCGGACCTGACCGTTCGCAAGAATGATCAGGCTGGGTTCCGTGCTCTCCTGATAAAAATCAGGATGCTTGACGGTGAGCAATTCTTGCTTCACTCCAACGCAGTGGGCGCGGGGATAGGTTTGCAAATAGAATTCCACCCGGGGGGCATAGAGGGATTGAAAGGCCTCCATATCCTTCTCGTTGTGGGCGCGGCTCCAGATTTCCACCAAAGCGGAGATGGCGGCGCGTTCGGCGCTGCCGATCACCGGAGGCACAAGGCTGGGCGCTTCTTCCTGCGCGGGCTTGGCTCCGGTCGCTTGGCCAACCCCGGACTTGACCTCCAGATCCAGCGCGCAGTTGGACAGCCGCAGCCCGTATTTGGCGTTGTAGCTCATCACTTTGCCGATCACGGTAACCTCCTGCCCGGCCCGCAGGCCGGCCAGCGCTTGCATGGCTTTGTTGCCGGAAAACATGCAGGATACCTGTTCCGGCGTGACTCCCAGCCCCACCAGCCGCAGGATCGCCCGCCCCTGGTCCCGGGGTTCCAGCGACCCCACCCGGCCGGCAACCTTGCCGCTTGTATCCAGGTATTTGGCTTCCGCAGCCACCTGGTTCACGCGGTATTCGCCTAAAATATCGTCCGCTGTCACCGCGAAGCTCAGCTCGTCCCGCCCGCAGGCGCTCAGGCCGATCAGCAAAATCAAGAGCAGAGCCGCTCCACCAGGCTGCAACATTCTCTTCATCTCTCGTTTCTCCAGTTCCAAGATCCGGTTTTGCCTACTTTTCCTTCACGATCTGCCAGCGACCGCTTTGGTTGTCCAGCACCAACCAAGATTCGTAAGTGCTTGAGACTCCCTCCGAATAAGTCACCTTGAGAAAATCAGCCCGCACCTGGCTTGGATTGATCTGGCTGAGGCTGAGATCGTAGGTTTCCTGATAAAAATCAGCGTATTTGGTGCTTAGCAGTTGCTGTTTAACCTTCACGCACTCCGCCCGGGACTGTTTCGCTGTGTAAAAATCCACCCTGTCCGCATAGAGCGAACTGAACAGGCGCATGTCCTTGTCGTTGTGGGCACGGGTCCAGGCATCGATCACGGCGGCGATCTCCTGGTAGGTCTCGCCCTGCTCTTCGTCGCCCTCTTCTTCATCCCAGAAAGATGTGACGTACGGTGGCTCAGGTTCCGGTTCCGGTTCCAGCCTGCGTTGCGGCAGGACCACCACCTCCGGTTCACGCTCCGGCAAGGATTCCAGCCTGTTTTCCATCTCCGGGTCGGTTTCCTTTTGCTCATCCGCCTTGCCGGCTATCTCCAGGTCCAGCGTGCAATCGGCCAACCGCACCCCGTATCTGGTGTCGTAGGTGAGCACTTTGCCGATCACGATGACCTCCTGTCCTGCGCTAAGCCCGGAAAGGGTGGCCAGGGCCTCTTCGCCGGTGAACATGCAGGAAACGAATTCCCCCAGTGTTTCCCTGCCCGTGAGGCGCAGGATCGCCCGGCCCCGTTCCCGGGGTTCCAGGTAACCCAGTTGACCAGCGATCTTGCCGGTCTGGTCCAGATATTTCGCTTCCGCCGCCGCGCGGTTG from Candidatus Cloacimonadota bacterium includes:
- a CDS encoding adenylosuccinate synthase gives rise to the protein MSSLTVLGCMWGDEGKAKIVDFLGADADVVARFQGGANAGHTIVLNEAKYVFHTVPSGILYPKARCVIGAGTVIDPHGLREEMKALMSQGIDFGGRMFIDVRAGLVLPLHKELDGSTEEELGASKIGTTGKGIGPAYADQAARSGLRFGDLGHPDWLKQRLISLYAFHDLEPRDLAGELKQLADVWDFLKPYAAQADELVRASYLAGASVLFEGAQGTLLDLTYGTYPYVTSSHTTTGGASTGIGFPPRWLDKILGVYKAYATRVGEGPFPTELFDATAERIRTVGNEFGATTGRPRRIGWFDAVAAKYTAALNGLDAMALTLLDVLSGLPELKICTGYWLDGKKLPGYAPHPLDLERLEPEYLSLPGWEADLGKIRSLSRLPRAAKDYLEAVQDLVEVPIKLVSVGKDRTQTIVVK
- a CDS encoding DUF362 domain-containing protein, which codes for MPKVQIRKIETYDLPQLEAAVGDFLGQANRLRIKRSKRVLLKPNLLGAFPPERAVTTHPVLLEALIHHFLELGKEVWIGDSPGGTANVEQVWKVCGLSDLAQRYPVKLVNLSTAGYRELQWEGIPVKISEVFWQCGIVINIAKYKTHGLVGFTGALKNLYGLVPGLVKSDYHGRYPNSVDFSHLLLALYGLTRARLSYSFIDGILGMNGIGPSGGRARNFGLLLGSRSVSSLDFAAARMMGFRLDDVPYLSEALQMDGVLPSRVHVPTSFRDFTLPDVDIRAVKYSYRVLRRVPRFAHHLVQRYYGKRPVISNRCQKCGICVKSCPVQAISAPSKFTLPAIDPRKCIKCMCCHEMCPHGAVDIHKTFLTRIIEK
- a CDS encoding septum formation initiator family protein — translated: MKKQQPKHKALFNLIYLVLFLFILSWIVFWGSNSFYQKWRLQQSASKKEKLVEALEAQNDSLKQENQRLKTDPEERKRAIRAAQGIYAEDETAYIFKPAQGDSMARPGKKAGDK
- a CDS encoding GGDEF domain-containing protein, with product MTDGTDGHAPAPVSRRRKKSLREMLALLLDSSGPQREYLINIILAQSSGEPGREPSLRENRARCANIQEQLVGLLRAEADAGPGQLLPFFKHLDNFPLDPEHELPAALSQIFPLGPGETEKKLFHRLELFWLLTLMGDLDSARPLRKELEPQVSLQQPRLYIIWLLSLARILQKRGKRLSFSSLWLNLICEYHRLDGPATALYLILRWVRMLSWGRDTALRKQVLQKFGARLRQRNDLLSATLLYELFNQEHRHANPGEKMLYTRLLLHHPSSLLSVQQLLYLHFFAGNYLSAVKASIPQSIREFQHSNYYLHKSWSYLQNLSFFLRANLHDEQYARAMTYLQQRVVELGSQISLQNNAYVETLHENYSTIKTLLRQVEELSITDNLTGLKNRRYLANNLYHAFQLAARHKVPVCLAILDIDFFKSVNDRLGHPAGDQVLKSLARLLLSSFRKSDAVIRYGGEEFLLVLFDVSQERMEALMNELRHKVASHRFSWQGNPIRISVSIGWATTNQACLSQSDLDEQIARIDAALYTAKNTGRDQVVRAPDRFPA
- the ugpC gene encoding sn-glycerol-3-phosphate ABC transporter ATP-binding protein UgpC, yielding MAKIVVKDLNKIYDNTVHAVIDANFEAEDKEFVVLVGPSGCGKSTVLRMIAGLEEISSGEIWIGDTLVNNVPPKDRDIAMVFQNYALYPHMSVYDNMAFALKLRGEDKESIRGKVQHAAELLGIQDMLKRKPAQLSGGQRQRVALGRAIVRNPKVFLFDEPLSNLDAKLRVAMRAEIVKLQRQLANTMIYVTHDQVEAMTMADRIVVMKDGVIQQIDTPLKIYNDPANVFVAGFIGSPAINMVQGSVQTKGGELIFDSGDFQLDIFPAHRAALQKYTGKPVIMGIRPEDIYDARYDSMADFPRKLSTTCDIVEPLGNEYHVVLRTAKNEFTARFDPKELPVSGAPLEVSLNLAKAHYFDPATELSLV